The segment CAGGTGAAGGCGAGCGAGGGAAATAACGTTCTATTAGAAATACTCGCCGCCTCCGGGGTCGCCGGGTTTATCCTTTTCTGCGCCTATATGATTATGATCAGCCGTTATATCCTCAAGAAGAATCCCCCATCCGGGGATAAAGATTATTATTCCGGGCTATTCGTCGGCTTCATCCTGGCGTTTATCATGATGATCGAGAACCAGAATATTCTCAGGCCGTATATCTGGGCGCATATCGCGCTGATATCCGCGTTCATCCGTCTGATGAAGGATGAGACGACGGTTGAAAAAAAGTCGTAGCGGGCGGCATATGGGGATTTTATCGGCGGGAAAGAACGGGGTTATCGGGGTCGATGTGCGGATGTACCACAAATCCGGCATCGGACGGTATATCCGTTCCCTGCTGCCCGGGCTGATAAACTCGACGGAATATCGCTTCGACCTATACGGCTACGAGGAGGACAGGGGCAGTTTCGCGGAATTTCCCCGCGCGGAGTTTATCCCGGTCACATCGAGAATCTATCACCCGAAGGAGCATATCGAGCTCGCGCGAAAAATCCGCCCGTGCGACCTGTACTTCTCGCCGCACTTCATCCACCCGCTATTTAAAATTCCCGCGAAACGGCGCGTGATTACGGTGCATGACGTGTTCCACATATCCGGCCGCTCGATCTTCAACCCGCTCCAGAAGCTCTATATGAAAACCCTGTACGACAGGTGCATCCGTAAGGCGGACGGAATTATCACGGTTTCGGAATTCTCCCAGTCGGAGATCGAGAAATATTTCCCCCATTCGCGCGGGAAGATTACCGTCATCCCGTTCTACACCGACCGGAGCAACTTTTTCATTCTCGGTAAATCCGCCCGCGCGGAAATAAAGAAGCAGATCACCGCGAATTGCGGGTTCGATTTCACTCACCCGTACATCCTCTATGTCGGGAATATCAAGCCCCATAAGAACCTGCTCCGGCTGCTGGAGGCGTTCAAGCAGATCCATAACCGCGAGCTCTATCTCCTGATAGTCGGGGAGCGCGAGGGGTTTATCGGGCGCGAGAAGGACTTTGATAAAAAGATCGAGGGCATTCCGCGCATCGTATTCACCGGGAAGATCAGCGACGAGATGATCCGCGGGCTGTACAATCTCGCGGAGTTCTTTATATTTCCGTCGTACTACGAGGGTTTCGGGTCGCCGCCCCTCGAGGCGATGGCATGCGGCGCGCCGATCGCCGCGTCGGATATCCCCGTGCTGCGCGAGGTCTGCGGCGGCGCCGTGTTCTACTTCGACCCGTACTCGGTCGACAGTATCGCGCGGGCTATCGACGCCCTCGATTCCGACCCCGCCCTCCGCGAACGTCTCATGCGCGCGGGTACGGAACGCCTCGGGCATTTCAGCCCGGAGCGGAACCTTCATTCCCATCTGGATGTGCTGTTTAATGATTAATCATTTTGTATTCTATTCCTGCCATAATTCGTATATGTATTTTCTTTTTCTAAATGCTTCTTTTCCGCCTTCCATTATTGTAACAATTTGATTTTGGGTGTTTTTATCATCAATGTTTCCGTTCATTATTTCAATTTTTGAAGATTCGCAATTAAATGCTACTAT is part of the Brevinematales bacterium genome and harbors:
- a CDS encoding glycosyltransferase family 4 protein — its product is MKKSRSGRHMGILSAGKNGVIGVDVRMYHKSGIGRYIRSLLPGLINSTEYRFDLYGYEEDRGSFAEFPRAEFIPVTSRIYHPKEHIELARKIRPCDLYFSPHFIHPLFKIPAKRRVITVHDVFHISGRSIFNPLQKLYMKTLYDRCIRKADGIITVSEFSQSEIEKYFPHSRGKITVIPFYTDRSNFFILGKSARAEIKKQITANCGFDFTHPYILYVGNIKPHKNLLRLLEAFKQIHNRELYLLIVGEREGFIGREKDFDKKIEGIPRIVFTGKISDEMIRGLYNLAEFFIFPSYYEGFGSPPLEAMACGAPIAASDIPVLREVCGGAVFYFDPYSVDSIARAIDALDSDPALRERLMRAGTERLGHFSPERNLHSHLDVLFND